In Aegilops tauschii subsp. strangulata cultivar AL8/78 chromosome 3, Aet v6.0, whole genome shotgun sequence, one genomic interval encodes:
- the LOC109770759 gene encoding uncharacterized protein, giving the protein MMHGPCGEAKKNSPCMVDHRCTKHFPKRYNVSTTIDEDGFPVYKRRDDGRQIKKGGVMLDNRFVVPYNRDLLVKYQAHINVEWCNRSRSIKYLFKYIHKDDDHVTALLKERGTANETDEIKKYLEMRYISTSEACWRIFQFDLQYRNPAVERLPFHLENEQQVIFPDSTDLEKIVTRDGSKMTKFTQWMEANKIYELGKRLTYADFPTKFVWKSETKCWQKRKRDYAIGRIYYAHPASGERYHMRMLLNTKKGCTSFEDIRTVDGVIHPTYKSACQALGFLDDDTEWIDCINEASSWASGTRLRQLFTTILSHCEVTNPKVLWDSTWEALCEDMQYKRRTILNFPTLRLTNTQKKAYGLIEIEKLMRQVGKSLKDYPDIELPNAAELEELGNRLINEEVNYDMDKLKDEHKIILNNLNQDQKTAYDAIMESVDKGLGKQIFVEGYGGTGKTYLWKAITTKLRSEGKIVLAVASCGIAALLLQGGRTAHSRFRFPLNITEESTCEIKQGSHLAELLKKTSLILWDEAPMANKHCFEALDKSLRDILRFTNENSDEKPFGGMTVILGGDFRQILPVITKGRREQIVNASIKRSYLWKHFEIFELTQNMRLKCLSDDPIQKQKVAEFAEWILQIGDGKTTSDEGEDWIKIPKDLLLEKGENRKQIVKSIYPNLLQKYRERDYLEERAILCPRNDTVKEINDHIMSQIQGEEV; this is encoded by the coding sequence ATGATGCATGGCCCGTGTGGAGAGGCTAAGAAAAATTCACCATGCATGGTGGACCATAGATGCACCAAGCATTTCCCAAAAAGATACAATGTCAGCACTACCATTGACGAGGACGGATTTCCAGTATATAAAAGGAGGGATGACGGAAGGCAGATCAAAAAGGGAGGGGTGATGCTCGACAACAGATTTGTCGTGCCATACAACCGGGACCTTCTGGTCAAGTATCAAGCTCACATAAATGTCGAGTGGTGCAATAGGTCCAGATCAATCAAGTACCTATTTAAGTATATCCATAAAGATGACGACCATGTTACAGCCTTGCTCAAGGAAAGGGGCACGGCAAACGAAACTGACGAGATCAAGAAATACCTAGAGATGAGATACATATCAACATCAGAAGCATGCTGGAGGATATTTCAGTTTGATCTTCAGTATCGCAATCCAGCAGTTGAGAGGCTACCTTTCCATCTTGAAAATGAGCAACAAGTCATTTTTCCAGACTCCACTGATCTTGAAAAGATAGTAACAAGGGACGGATCTAAAATGACCAAGTTCACTCAGTGGATGGAGGCAAATAAAATATACGAGCTAGGAAAAAGATTGACTTACGCAGACTTCCCTACAAAGTTTGTATGGAAAAGCGAAACAAAATGTTGGCAGAAGCGAAAAAGGGACTATGCAATTGGAAGAATCTACTATGCACATCCCGCAAGTGGCGAGAGATATCATATGAGGATGCTTCTAAACACCAAGAAAGGATGCACATCATTTGAGGACATTAGGACCGTTGATGGAGTCATTCACCCAACATACAAATCAGCATGCCAAGCCCTCGGATTTCTCGATGATGACACCGAGTGGATTGACTGTATCAATGAAGCATCAAGTTGGGCATCCGGAACACGACTGCGTCAGTTATTCACCACCATATTGTCCCACTGCGAAGTCACAAACCCAAAGGTATTGTGGGATTCAACATGGGAGGCGTTGTGTGAAGATATGCAATACAAAAGAAGGACTATTCTAAACTTTCCAACACTTCGGCTTACAAACACACAGAAGAAAGCATATGGTCTGATTGAGATAGAAAAACTGATGAGGCAAGTAGGAAAGTCACTAAAGGACTATCCAGACATAGAACTACCAAATGCCGCAGAGCTAGAAGAACTTGGGAACAGACTAATAAACGAAGAGGTCAACTACGACATGGACAAACTCAAGGATGAGCACAAAATCATACTAAACAATCTTAACCAAGACCAGAAAACGGCCTATGATGCAATAATGGAGTCAGTCGACAAAGGCCTAGGAAAGCAGATATTTGTCGAAGGGTACGGTGGCACAGGAAAAACCTATCTATGGAAAGCAATAACGACAAAGCTAAGATCAGAGGGGAAGATAGTGCTTGCGGTAGCATCATGTGGCATTGCAGCGTTGCTTCTCCAAGGTGGAAGAACGGCACACTCAAGGTTCCGTTTTCCACTTAATATCACTGAAGAATCAACGTGTGAAATAAAACAAGGCTCGCATTTGGCTGAACTGCTAAAGAAGACCTCACTTATATTGTGGGACGAGGCTCCTATGGCAAACAAACACTGCTTCGAGGCACTAGACAAAAGCCTTAGAGATATTCTAAGGTTCACTAATGAAAACAGCGATGAAAAGCCATTTGGTGGGATGACAGTTATACTAGGAGGCGACTTCAGACAAATCCTGCCAGTTATAACCAAAGGAAGGAGAGAGCAGATAGTAAATGCTTCAATCAAAAGGTCATATCTGTGGAAACACTTTGAAATATTTGAGTTAACACAAAACATGCGGCTGAAGTGTCTGTCAGATGATCCAATACAAAAGCAAAAGGTTGCTGAATTTGCAGAGTGGATACTACAGATTGGCGATGGGAAAACAACATCAGATGAAGGAGAGGATTGGATAAAAATACCAAAAGACCTACTGCTAGAGAAAGGAGAAAATCGTAAACAAATCGTCAAAAGCATATACCCAAATTTGCTGCAAAAATACCGTGAGCGGGATTACCTAGAAGAAAGAGCAATACTATGTCCAAGAAATGATACAGTCAAGGAGATAAATGACCACATAATGAGCCAAATACAAGGTGAAGAGGTG